In Methanofervidicoccus sp. A16, the sequence AATAATATTAATTATAATAAAAACATAAAAATTAAATAAAAAGGTAGATTAAACTCAAATGTAATCCTTTCTCCTTAAAATGTTAATATTCTAATAGAATACAGGTGGAAAAATGAGTATCAAGAAATCTATAGTATACTTCGAGAGGGCAGGGGTGCAGAATACAGAAGAGACTTTAAAGTTGGCAGTTGAGAGGGCACAAGAATTAAATATCAAGGATATAGTGGTGGCATCCTCCTATGGAGACACTGCAAGGAAACTCTTGGATATACTGGAGGAGAAAGGTTTAAATCTAAATGTAGTAGTGGTTACATACCATCAGGGGTTTCATGGGGAGGATGTAATTACCATGAGTGAGGAGACTATGGAGGAGTTGAAGAGAAGGGGTGCAAAGATATTCATGGGACCTCATGCCCTAAGTGGAGTTGAGAGGGCAATATCTAACAAGTTTGGTGGAGCCTATCCTGTAGAGATAATTGCCCATACATTGAGAACCTTTGGACATGGGTTGAAGGTATGTTATGAGATTACCCTGATGGCGGTAGATGGGGGGCTTATTAAAACTAAAAATGATGTAATTGCAATTGGTGGTAGGAGTAGAGGGGCAGATACTGCAGTTGTGATAAAGCCTGCAAATCTAAGGAACTTCTTCGATATAGAGTTAAGGGAGATCATCTGTATGCCAAGGGATAAGAGAAAGATGGATGAGTAAGGGTTAAGATGGACATCGGATCCCTTAAAGATGTCTTTTTAGGGTTGGTTGAGAAGTACGGGTTGTTAGGTATCTTTATCATCGGTTTCTCTGAACCTATATTTCAACCTTTTCCAACGGAAATATTTATGATATTTGCTATCTCCATGGGTTTAGATTGGAGGTATGTCCTTCTCTCTGCCCTCTCAGGATCTTTACTTGGATCTACTATTACATACTACCTCTCCTCAAGGTACGGGGAGAGGTTGGCACTGAAGTTATTTAAGGAGGAGGATTATAGGAAGGGGGAGGAGTTCTTTAGAAAGTATGGGGTGTTAGGTTTCATCGTTATAAGTTTCACACCTATACCTTTTGAGGTAATGTGTTGGGTATGTGGAGCCTTTGAGATGCCCTTTGATAGGTATATCCTTGCCATCTTGGTGAGTAGGGTGATGAAGTACGGGGTATTTGTGCTTCCCTTTGCACTCTGGGGCTCGGATATCTGGGAGTTGTTGAGAAATGTTATAAGTTAAAAGGAGGTTGTAGTATGTGTTTAGCAATACCATGTAAGGTTGTAGAGATATTTGAGGAGAATGGAGAGAGATACGCCATTGCAGAGTATAAGGGAGTGAGACAGAAGGCTAAATTAACACTTCTCGAGGATGTAAAGGTTGGAGATTACATACTAATACATACTGGGTATGCCTTAGAGGTGTTAAGTGAAGAGGATGCAAAGTTAAGTTTAGAGGCGTGGGAGGAGTTATTTGAGGCTTTAAGTGAGATGGAAGAGAAAGAGGATAAGGAGCAATAATTTTTGAGAATAATAATAAAAATAATTTTATAAAAAAATTAAAAGATAAAAAATAAACCCTAGTTCCCATCAAAGTTATAATATAAAGAATAATAAAAAAATAATTATAAAAATAATAATATTTTAAAATAAAAACTTCTATCATCCTAGATACAGAAAATTTTAAAAGAAGATTGATGATCCTCTGAATACCTTCTAATATAGTGGATACCAGAATAAGATCTCCTATCTTATCTAAGTGTTCAGAAAGATCCTAAGGATATTTAACATTAACCTGGTTCCCATCAAGATTGTAAGAAGAATAATAAAAAATAATAATATAAAAAATAATAAAAATCTTAAGAGGGATAATAATAAAATATAATAATATTGGATACTGGATAAACAAGTAGTTATCACTTTTATGGGAAGTAGGGCATTAATAATAGCAGACTGTTAGGAAGGATCTACTCCACTTCCATTTAGTATCTTAGAGCGTCCCAGGAGGAATTATTTATCTCTTATTTTGATTTTTAATACCTTCTTTTTATTACTTTATAATTATTTTTATCAGAATTTATTGATTATTTCATTATGATTTTTATAATTATAATTATTTTTTTATTATTTTTAATTACTACTTTGGTGGGAACGGACCTGTCCACTTAACATAAACACCACCTCAGTTTATTATAATACAGAACAAATAACCTACAAAAGAAGTTCCAGTTTCTAACAGGATTTTTAGCATTAATAGAGCAGAAAAAGATCTTTACCCTCTGCTTCAGAGAAGAAAACACCGATTCTATCAAACTCCCCCGCCCAAAGGTCTGATGTTCAAAGTTTAAATTAAGACTTTTTAGAGCACTAATTAGCCATGGGGCTTTATCTATAAGGAATTTAGGCTCACCCCTACAGTACTTCAGTACTTTCTTTACAAAGGACCTCGTAATTAGATGATTCCTTATTGTATAGACTCTCATTAAAATTAATTCATTCCTCTCAACATCTACAGCTGAATAAACGTAATAGTGCTTCCCGCCACCTTTAACAACAGTTTCATCCACCGCTATTAGATCTCTTTCTCTTTCCTCTGTTGTAATGGATAATTCTTCTTTAAACTTATTTATCCAGTTCCAAACTGATGTTTTTGAGACTGGATAAATCTCTGAAAGAATTCTGGCAGTTCTTCTTACTGAAGATGTCTGAATGTAGGTTGCAATGGCGAGTGTTTTAATTTCTATAGGTATTTTGTTCCTCTTAAAGATTTTTAATTCCTTTATAATATCTTTTACTCTTAGCATAATAGTATCTTATGTACATTGTTATATATGATGTTTGTTTTATGTGGACAGGACCATAAAAATAATAATTAATTATTAATAAAATGATAAAAATATAGTAAAAAATTAAGAATCTTAGATAATAACAACAAAAATTAAAAATAAATGTTAAAAACCCTAAATCTTTTAGCCTCTTTTATAGACTTATTTCTTTTTTTAAATATTTTTATTTTTATTCACTGTTATTTCAGTTAAATGTGTTTATATTCCTACTATGTGCTCCTCTTTCCTACCTTCTTAAAAGCCCTACCTCGCAACGTATTCTCTATACGATTTCTTCAACACCTCTATCACAGGTAGTTTTTTACCTGCTAAAAATTGAATACATGCTCCTCCTCCCGTACTTATGTGGTCTATCTGGTCTGCAACGCCAACCATAGTAGCAGCTGCCGATAGATGGCCTCCTCCTATCACTGTAAACGCCTTAGATTTAACTATGCTTTTCAGTATCTCTGCAGTACCCTTTAAAAAGTTTTTATTCTCAAAAACACCTGCTGGACCATTTGCAACAATTGTTTTAGCCTCTCTTATTATCCCGTCGTAGTACTCTATAGTTTCACTACCTATATCGTATATAGGATAGGTAACCCTCTCCCCTCTCTTTAATTTTACCTCTCTTCTCTCTCCATCTACGTTTAATGCAACATCCAGTGGTACCTCTATTCTATCTCCATAAGTATCTAGAAGGTCCCTTGCAACATCTATGAGATCTAAGTATCCCATATTTACAATAGTATCTTTGTTAGGTCCTAGATCGTAGCCTTTTCCTATAAGGAAGATATTTGCAACGATCCCAGTTGTTAAAACCTTGTCTGCAGAATCGTTCTTTAAGACGTTCTTTATAACCTCTATACTGTCGTCAGCCTTAGCCCCTCCAAGTATATAGATTGAAGGTTTATCAGGGTCCTTCAAGGTCTTACTAAGTACTTTTATCTCTCTCTCCATGATCCTTCCAGCAACTGCAGGCATATAGTAGGCTAAACCTACTAGGGACGGCTGGGCTCTATGTGCCGCTGCAAATGCATCGTTTATAAAATAGTCGAAATAGGGATACAACTTTTTTATCATTAATGTACTACCCTGTTTCTTTGGGATAGAGTCATCCCAGGTATTCCAATCCTTTAATACCTCCTCAGAGTAAAACCTTACGTTCTCCAGTAATACAATATCTCCATCTTCCATTCTCTCTATAGTGTTTAAAGCATGAGATCCAAATAGATCATCTACGTATTCAACATTCCTACCTAAGACCTCAGATAACTTCTGGGCATGTGGATAGAGAGGTGTAAAATCCTTCTTTCCCGGTCTACTTTGATGTGCCAATATTGCTATCTTCGCCCCTTCATTAGACAGTTCCTCTATGGTGTCCTTACAGGCCCTTATCCTCGTATCGTCTAAGATAGTATAATTGTTAACATCCATAGGGCTGTTTATATCTACCCGTAAGGCTATCCTCTTCCCCTTAAAATCGAAATCATCCATAGTTAGGAACATCTTTTACCTCCTAATTTTTTGATAGGAGAGATTATTGATATAATTTTAATTTTACTTTTTATAATTATTATCTATTAACTCTTACCTATAATTTTACAAACCTATCTTACTCTAACAGCATCTAAGTTCATAGGCGCCCTTGTTTCTTTCTTAAAGAGTTTGTAAGCGGTACTTGCAAGATCGACACATTTTGAGGCTTCACCATGGACCATAAGTATCTTTTCAGGCATAGGTTTAAGTTTTCTTAAATACTTTAACAACTGTTTTCTGTCACTATGTCCAGAGAACCCCTCTAAGGTATGAACCTCTAGATTTACCTTTATTACCTTAGATTTCCCATTTTTACCAGTTATAGGTATCTCACGCCAGCCCTTCTGCACCTTCCTTCCAAGGGTGCCCTCAGCCTGATAACCTACAAATATAAGGGAATTTCTCTCATCCCCTGCTAAGGCTTTGAAATACTCTACACTTGGACCTCCAGTTAGCATACCTGAGGTTGTAAGTATTATACAGGGCTCATCACTGTCTATTATGTTCCTCCTGTTGTTTGTATTTTTAACCTTCTTAAATACCTCAGATAGGAATGGGTTGTCCCCTTCGTGGAGTATCCTATCCCTTATACTCTTCGATAGATACTCTGGATAGGCTGTATGAATTGCAGTAGCCTCCCAGATCATACCGTCTAAGTACACTGGTGCGTTGAATACTCCCTGGTTGTATCCCTCCTCTAAAACGAGCATCAACTCCTGGGCTCTACCTACACCGAATACTGGTATAAGTACTTTACCTCTTCTCTTTACAGTCTCTGAGACGATCCTTAGAAACTCCTTCTCTGTTTTCTCCCTGTCTGGAAGAGTATCCTCCTGTCCCCCGTAGGTGGATTCTATTATTAACGCCTCCAACCTTGGGAACTGACATACTGCAGGTTCCAATAGTCGAGAGGCTTCAAACTTTATATCCCCTGTATATGCTATGTTGAACAACCCCTCTCCAATATGTAGATGTGCTATAGAAGAGCCCAAGATATGTCCTGCATTGTGTAGAGTTAGTTTTACTGCAGGTGCAATATCTGTAGTTACTCCGTAGTCGAGAGGTATGGTGTGTTTAACGCACTTCTTGATATCCTTGGTGGTGTAGGGTACAACCTTCCCCTCCTTCTCTGCAATCTCTAGATAGTCCTTCTGAAGTAGTGTCATCAGATCCCTTGTAGGTCTGGAGCAATATACTGGCCCGTCGTAGCCGTATCTGAAGAGTCCTGGGACGAAACCACAGTGATCTAAGTGAGCATGGGTGACAACTACAGCATCTATCTCCTCGATGGAGAACTCTGGAGTGTCGAAGTGAGGGAAGGCTCTCTCTCCATCTACTGCAACATTTATCCCACAGTCTATAACGATTCTATTTTCCGGTGTTTGTAGATAGTTGCAGGTCCTCCCCACCTCCCTTGCACCTCCTAAGAAGGATACCCTAACCCAGGCATCCCCCTTCAGTTTTACATCCCTATGTATCCTCCTACCTATCTTTCTAAGTATTTCCTTAACCTCTGCCCTCTCCCTGTAAAGTGTAGCCCTTATTGCATTGATAGTTTCAGAGGGTATGGGAGGAGTCCTAACAGGTTTAGGAGCCCACTTTATAGCCTTCTTGATCTCCTCCAAGGTGCGCCCCTCTTTTCCAATAACCAGCCCAGGTTTTTTGGACTCTATAATTACCTCTCCAGTGTTGGCATCGAATATACAGTTTGTTATCTCTGCATCCTCTGGTATTAT encodes:
- a CDS encoding pyruvate kinase alpha/beta domain-containing protein, producing the protein MSIKKSIVYFERAGVQNTEETLKLAVERAQELNIKDIVVASSYGDTARKLLDILEEKGLNLNVVVVTYHQGFHGEDVITMSEETMEELKRRGAKIFMGPHALSGVERAISNKFGGAYPVEIIAHTLRTFGHGLKVCYEITLMAVDGGLIKTKNDVIAIGGRSRGADTAVVIKPANLRNFFDIELREIICMPRDKRKMDE
- a CDS encoding YqaA family protein codes for the protein MDIGSLKDVFLGLVEKYGLLGIFIIGFSEPIFQPFPTEIFMIFAISMGLDWRYVLLSALSGSLLGSTITYYLSSRYGERLALKLFKEEDYRKGEEFFRKYGVLGFIVISFTPIPFEVMCWVCGAFEMPFDRYILAILVSRVMKYGVFVLPFALWGSDIWELLRNVIS
- a CDS encoding HypC/HybG/HupF family hydrogenase formation chaperone, with the translated sequence MCLAIPCKVVEIFEENGERYAIAEYKGVRQKAKLTLLEDVKVGDYILIHTGYALEVLSEEDAKLSLEAWEELFEALSEMEEKEDKEQ
- a CDS encoding DDE-type integrase/transposase/recombinase, which produces MLRVKDIIKELKIFKRNKIPIEIKTLAIATYIQTSSVRRTARILSEIYPVSKTSVWNWINKFKEELSITTEERERDLIAVDETVVKGGGKHYYVYSAVDVERNELILMRVYTIRNHLITRSFVKKVLKYCRGEPKFLIDKAPWLISALKSLNLNFEHQTFGRGSLIESVFSSLKQRVKIFFCSINAKNPVRNWNFFCRLFVLYYNKLRWCLC
- a CDS encoding phosphoglycerate kinase, whose translation is MFLTMDDFDFKGKRIALRVDINSPMDVNNYTILDDTRIRACKDTIEELSNEGAKIAILAHQSRPGKKDFTPLYPHAQKLSEVLGRNVEYVDDLFGSHALNTIERMEDGDIVLLENVRFYSEEVLKDWNTWDDSIPKKQGSTLMIKKLYPYFDYFINDAFAAAHRAQPSLVGLAYYMPAVAGRIMEREIKVLSKTLKDPDKPSIYILGGAKADDSIEVIKNVLKNDSADKVLTTGIVANIFLIGKGYDLGPNKDTIVNMGYLDLIDVARDLLDTYGDRIEVPLDVALNVDGERREVKLKRGERVTYPIYDIGSETIEYYDGIIREAKTIVANGPAGVFENKNFLKGTAEILKSIVKSKAFTVIGGGHLSAAATMVGVADQIDHISTGGGACIQFLAGKKLPVIEVLKKSYREYVAR
- a CDS encoding beta-CASP ribonuclease aCPSF1; its protein translation is MSAEELLKEIKEYVIKNSPGNAVITDVQFEGPEVVIYSKNPEIFSNTFIKNIAKIFKKRITVRPDPSVLTDPETAKDKILEIIPEDAEITNCIFDANTGEVIIESKKPGLVIGKEGRTLEEIKKAIKWAPKPVRTPPIPSETINAIRATLYRERAEVKEILRKIGRRIHRDVKLKGDAWVRVSFLGGAREVGRTCNYLQTPENRIVIDCGINVAVDGERAFPHFDTPEFSIEEIDAVVVTHAHLDHCGFVPGLFRYGYDGPVYCSRPTRDLMTLLQKDYLEIAEKEGKVVPYTTKDIKKCVKHTIPLDYGVTTDIAPAVKLTLHNAGHILGSSIAHLHIGEGLFNIAYTGDIKFEASRLLEPAVCQFPRLEALIIESTYGGQEDTLPDREKTEKEFLRIVSETVKRRGKVLIPVFGVGRAQELMLVLEEGYNQGVFNAPVYLDGMIWEATAIHTAYPEYLSKSIRDRILHEGDNPFLSEVFKKVKNTNNRRNIIDSDEPCIILTTSGMLTGGPSVEYFKALAGDERNSLIFVGYQAEGTLGRKVQKGWREIPITGKNGKSKVIKVNLEVHTLEGFSGHSDRKQLLKYLRKLKPMPEKILMVHGEASKCVDLASTAYKLFKKETRAPMNLDAVRVR